A window of Dromiciops gliroides isolate mDroGli1 chromosome X, mDroGli1.pri, whole genome shotgun sequence contains these coding sequences:
- the CDK20 gene encoding cyclin-dependent kinase 20 isoform X3, with protein sequence MVLAKAKRASWRRWHKLFSLRRSPRGEAWGVTDPLPSSTSWTMDQYSILGRIGEGAHGIVFKAKHVQTGETVALKKVALRRLMDGIPNQALREIKALQEIEDNQYVVKLQAVFPHGAGFVLAFEFMFSDLSEVIRHGKRPLAPAQVKAYMQMLLKGIAFCHANNIVHRDLKPANLLISSSGQLKIADFGLARVFSHEGDRLYSHQVATRWYRAPELLYGAQQYDEGVDLWAVGCIFGELLNGSPLFPGENDIEQLCCVLRVLGTPSPQVWPEITELPDYNKISFKEQLPLPLDEVLPDASPQALQLLSRFLIYPPRHRIQADQALLHEYFFRVPLPAHPSELPIPQRGGGPGPKARPGPPHVHDFRVEQPLAESLPDPELIRPYLPEG encoded by the exons ATGGTGCTTGCCAAGGCCAagagggcttcctggaggaggtggcataaGCTCTTCTCGTTGAGGAGAAGCCCCCGAGGG GAAGCCTGGGGAGTCACCGACCCACTCCCTTCCTCCACAAGCTGGACCATGGACCAGTACAGCATCCTGGGTCGGATAGGGGAAGGGGCCCATGGCATCGTCTTCAAGGCCAAGCATGTGCAG ACCGGGGAGACAGTGGCTCTAAAGAAAGTTGCCTTGCGGCGGCTGATGGATGGAATTCCCAACCAGGCCTTGCGGGAGATCAAGGCTCTCCAGGAGATTGAGGACAACCAGTAT GTGGTGAAGTTGCAGGCTGTGTTCCCGCATGGAGCAGGCTTCGTCCTGGCTTTTGAGTTCATGTTCTCTGACCTGTCTGAGGTCATCCGGCATGGGAAGCGGCCTCTGGCCCCAGCTCAGGTTAAAGCGTACATGCAAATGCTGCTCAAGGGTATAGCCTTCTGCCACGCCAACAACATTGTACACCGG gacCTGAAGCCAGCCAACCTGCTCATCAGCTCCTCAGGCCAGCTGAAGATTGCAGACTTTGGCCTAGCCCGGGTCTTCTCCCATGAGGGTGACCGACTCTATAGCCACCAGGTGGCCACTAG GTGGTACCGGGCTCCAGAGCTTCTGTATGGTGCCCAGCAGTATGATGAAGGTGTAGACTTGTG GGCTGTGGGCTGCATATTTGGGGAGCTTCTGAATggttctcctctcttccctgggGAGAATGACATTGAACAGCTCTGCTGTGTTCTCCGGGTCCTTGGGACACCCAGCCCCCAGGTGTGGCCG GAGATAACTGAGCTCCCAGATTACAACAAGATCTCATTCAAGGAgcagctgcccctgcccctggaTGAGGTGCTGCCTGATGCCTCTCCCCAAGCCCTGCAGCTCCTTAGCCGATTTCTTATCTACCCCCCTCGCCATCGGATTCAGGCTGATCAG GCCCTGCTCCATGAGTACTTCTTCAGAGTCCCGCTGCCAGCCCACCCCTCAGAGCTGCCCATTCCACAGCGTGGGGGGGGGCCTGGCCCCAAGGCCCGACCAGGCCCTCCTCATGTCCACGACTTCAGGGTAGAGCAGCCCCTGGCTGAGTCGTTGCCAGATCCGGAGCTGATTCGGCCCTACCTCCCGGAGGGATGA
- the CDK20 gene encoding cyclin-dependent kinase 20 isoform X4, giving the protein MVLAKAKRASWRRWHKLFSLRRSPRGEAWGVTDPLPSSTSWTMDQYSILGRIGEGAHGIVFKAKHVQTGETVALKKVALRRLMDGIPNQALREIKALQEIEDNQYVVKLQAVFPHGAGFVLAFEFMFSDLSEVIRHGKRPLAPAQVKAYMQMLLKGIAFCHANNIVHRDLKPANLLISSSGQLKIADFGLARVFSHEGDRLYSHQVATRWYRAPELLYGAQQYDEGVDLWAVGCIFGELLNGSPLFPGENDIEQLCCVLRVLGTPSPQVWPEITELPDYNKISFKEQLPLPLDEVLPDASPQALQLLSRFLIYPPRHRIQADQACPRDTNETIHQGADLPPGDTTHA; this is encoded by the exons ATGGTGCTTGCCAAGGCCAagagggcttcctggaggaggtggcataaGCTCTTCTCGTTGAGGAGAAGCCCCCGAGGG GAAGCCTGGGGAGTCACCGACCCACTCCCTTCCTCCACAAGCTGGACCATGGACCAGTACAGCATCCTGGGTCGGATAGGGGAAGGGGCCCATGGCATCGTCTTCAAGGCCAAGCATGTGCAG ACCGGGGAGACAGTGGCTCTAAAGAAAGTTGCCTTGCGGCGGCTGATGGATGGAATTCCCAACCAGGCCTTGCGGGAGATCAAGGCTCTCCAGGAGATTGAGGACAACCAGTAT GTGGTGAAGTTGCAGGCTGTGTTCCCGCATGGAGCAGGCTTCGTCCTGGCTTTTGAGTTCATGTTCTCTGACCTGTCTGAGGTCATCCGGCATGGGAAGCGGCCTCTGGCCCCAGCTCAGGTTAAAGCGTACATGCAAATGCTGCTCAAGGGTATAGCCTTCTGCCACGCCAACAACATTGTACACCGG gacCTGAAGCCAGCCAACCTGCTCATCAGCTCCTCAGGCCAGCTGAAGATTGCAGACTTTGGCCTAGCCCGGGTCTTCTCCCATGAGGGTGACCGACTCTATAGCCACCAGGTGGCCACTAG GTGGTACCGGGCTCCAGAGCTTCTGTATGGTGCCCAGCAGTATGATGAAGGTGTAGACTTGTG GGCTGTGGGCTGCATATTTGGGGAGCTTCTGAATggttctcctctcttccctgggGAGAATGACATTGAACAGCTCTGCTGTGTTCTCCGGGTCCTTGGGACACCCAGCCCCCAGGTGTGGCCG GAGATAACTGAGCTCCCAGATTACAACAAGATCTCATTCAAGGAgcagctgcccctgcccctggaTGAGGTGCTGCCTGATGCCTCTCCCCAAGCCCTGCAGCTCCTTAGCCGATTTCTTATCTACCCCCCTCGCCATCGGATTCAGGCTGATCAG gcctgtcctagggatacaaatgagACAATCCATCAAGGAGCTGACCTTCCCCCGGGAGATACAACACATGCATag
- the CDK20 gene encoding cyclin-dependent kinase 20 isoform X1: MVLAKAKRASWRRWHKLFSLRRSPRGEAWGVTDPLPSSTSWTMDQYSILGRIGEGAHGIVFKAKHVQTGETVALKKVALRRLMDGIPNQALREIKALQEIEDNQYVVKLQAVFPHGAGFVLAFEFMFSDLSEVIRHGKRPLAPAQVKAYMQMLLKGIAFCHANNIVHRDLKPANLLISSSGQLKIADFGLARVFSHEGDRLYSHQVATRWYRAPELLYGAQQYDEGVDLWAVGCIFGELLNGSPLFPGENDIEQLCCVLRVLGTPSPQVWPEITELPDYNKISFKEQLPLPLDEVLPDASPQALQLLSRFLIYPPRHRIQADQGGIAVTASAATIWEPPWISSLVWGSQKPWPLLLSLPCCPHRPPSALLKSRDSSSQGLRGLIPPMVLPHCPTTIGEQPLMLIDTHQCAKCTQFSTGWMEGLGEPNMRLQVGPMVRQGCTQPQPWPLLFERPPRSQLLRALM, from the exons ATGGTGCTTGCCAAGGCCAagagggcttcctggaggaggtggcataaGCTCTTCTCGTTGAGGAGAAGCCCCCGAGGG GAAGCCTGGGGAGTCACCGACCCACTCCCTTCCTCCACAAGCTGGACCATGGACCAGTACAGCATCCTGGGTCGGATAGGGGAAGGGGCCCATGGCATCGTCTTCAAGGCCAAGCATGTGCAG ACCGGGGAGACAGTGGCTCTAAAGAAAGTTGCCTTGCGGCGGCTGATGGATGGAATTCCCAACCAGGCCTTGCGGGAGATCAAGGCTCTCCAGGAGATTGAGGACAACCAGTAT GTGGTGAAGTTGCAGGCTGTGTTCCCGCATGGAGCAGGCTTCGTCCTGGCTTTTGAGTTCATGTTCTCTGACCTGTCTGAGGTCATCCGGCATGGGAAGCGGCCTCTGGCCCCAGCTCAGGTTAAAGCGTACATGCAAATGCTGCTCAAGGGTATAGCCTTCTGCCACGCCAACAACATTGTACACCGG gacCTGAAGCCAGCCAACCTGCTCATCAGCTCCTCAGGCCAGCTGAAGATTGCAGACTTTGGCCTAGCCCGGGTCTTCTCCCATGAGGGTGACCGACTCTATAGCCACCAGGTGGCCACTAG GTGGTACCGGGCTCCAGAGCTTCTGTATGGTGCCCAGCAGTATGATGAAGGTGTAGACTTGTG GGCTGTGGGCTGCATATTTGGGGAGCTTCTGAATggttctcctctcttccctgggGAGAATGACATTGAACAGCTCTGCTGTGTTCTCCGGGTCCTTGGGACACCCAGCCCCCAGGTGTGGCCG GAGATAACTGAGCTCCCAGATTACAACAAGATCTCATTCAAGGAgcagctgcccctgcccctggaTGAGGTGCTGCCTGATGCCTCTCCCCAAGCCCTGCAGCTCCTTAGCCGATTTCTTATCTACCCCCCTCGCCATCGGATTCAGGCTGATCAG GGAGGCATCGCTGTCACTGCTTCTGCTGCCACCATCTGGGAGCCCCCATGGATTTCCAGCCTGGTCTGGGGGAGCCAGAAGCCCTGGCCCCTTTTGCTGAGCCTACCCTGCTGCCCTCATCGGCCTCCATCAGCGCTACTGAAGAGCCGGGACTCTTCTTCCCAGGGCCTGAGGGGTCTGATACCACCAATGGTGCTGCCACACTGTCCTACTACCATCGGGGAACAGCCGCTGATGCTTATAGACACTCACCAG TGTGCCAAGTGTACCCAATTCTCAACTGGATGGATGGAGGGCTTGGGGGAGCCCAATATGCGGCTGCAAGTTGGCCCTATGGTAAGGCAGGGCTGTACCCAGCCTCAGCCCTGGCCCCTACTGTTCGAGAGGCCTCCCCGCAGCCAGCTCCTGAGGGCCCTGATGTGA
- the CDK20 gene encoding cyclin-dependent kinase 20 isoform X2, translated as MDQYSILGRIGEGAHGIVFKAKHVQTGETVALKKVALRRLMDGIPNQALREIKALQEIEDNQYVVKLQAVFPHGAGFVLAFEFMFSDLSEVIRHGKRPLAPAQVKAYMQMLLKGIAFCHANNIVHRDLKPANLLISSSGQLKIADFGLARVFSHEGDRLYSHQVATRWYRAPELLYGAQQYDEGVDLWAVGCIFGELLNGSPLFPGENDIEQLCCVLRVLGTPSPQVWPEITELPDYNKISFKEQLPLPLDEVLPDASPQALQLLSRFLIYPPRHRIQADQGGIAVTASAATIWEPPWISSLVWGSQKPWPLLLSLPCCPHRPPSALLKSRDSSSQGLRGLIPPMVLPHCPTTIGEQPLMLIDTHQCAKCTQFSTGWMEGLGEPNMRLQVGPMVRQGCTQPQPWPLLFERPPRSQLLRALM; from the exons ATGGACCAGTACAGCATCCTGGGTCGGATAGGGGAAGGGGCCCATGGCATCGTCTTCAAGGCCAAGCATGTGCAG ACCGGGGAGACAGTGGCTCTAAAGAAAGTTGCCTTGCGGCGGCTGATGGATGGAATTCCCAACCAGGCCTTGCGGGAGATCAAGGCTCTCCAGGAGATTGAGGACAACCAGTAT GTGGTGAAGTTGCAGGCTGTGTTCCCGCATGGAGCAGGCTTCGTCCTGGCTTTTGAGTTCATGTTCTCTGACCTGTCTGAGGTCATCCGGCATGGGAAGCGGCCTCTGGCCCCAGCTCAGGTTAAAGCGTACATGCAAATGCTGCTCAAGGGTATAGCCTTCTGCCACGCCAACAACATTGTACACCGG gacCTGAAGCCAGCCAACCTGCTCATCAGCTCCTCAGGCCAGCTGAAGATTGCAGACTTTGGCCTAGCCCGGGTCTTCTCCCATGAGGGTGACCGACTCTATAGCCACCAGGTGGCCACTAG GTGGTACCGGGCTCCAGAGCTTCTGTATGGTGCCCAGCAGTATGATGAAGGTGTAGACTTGTG GGCTGTGGGCTGCATATTTGGGGAGCTTCTGAATggttctcctctcttccctgggGAGAATGACATTGAACAGCTCTGCTGTGTTCTCCGGGTCCTTGGGACACCCAGCCCCCAGGTGTGGCCG GAGATAACTGAGCTCCCAGATTACAACAAGATCTCATTCAAGGAgcagctgcccctgcccctggaTGAGGTGCTGCCTGATGCCTCTCCCCAAGCCCTGCAGCTCCTTAGCCGATTTCTTATCTACCCCCCTCGCCATCGGATTCAGGCTGATCAG GGAGGCATCGCTGTCACTGCTTCTGCTGCCACCATCTGGGAGCCCCCATGGATTTCCAGCCTGGTCTGGGGGAGCCAGAAGCCCTGGCCCCTTTTGCTGAGCCTACCCTGCTGCCCTCATCGGCCTCCATCAGCGCTACTGAAGAGCCGGGACTCTTCTTCCCAGGGCCTGAGGGGTCTGATACCACCAATGGTGCTGCCACACTGTCCTACTACCATCGGGGAACAGCCGCTGATGCTTATAGACACTCACCAG TGTGCCAAGTGTACCCAATTCTCAACTGGATGGATGGAGGGCTTGGGGGAGCCCAATATGCGGCTGCAAGTTGGCCCTATGGTAAGGCAGGGCTGTACCCAGCCTCAGCCCTGGCCCCTACTGTTCGAGAGGCCTCCCCGCAGCCAGCTCCTGAGGGCCCTGATGTGA